Proteins encoded together in one Passer domesticus isolate bPasDom1 chromosome 6, bPasDom1.hap1, whole genome shotgun sequence window:
- the ANO1 gene encoding anoctamin-1 isoform X10, translated as MEKDEIHLRRLPAAAPWGPHADSEFHGVDFLPEDLSEAPEETGMRVNKKYSCLPAEEKGIHIINIRAIEDIGYDQHESTLLNSLSKNPDADCKYGLYFRDGKRKVDYILVYHYKKSSAGKTLARRPQQNDASVRSTKQDQPLPGKGVQLEMGDSEPHMDYHEDDKRFRREEYEGNLVEAGLELERDEDTKIHGIGFVKIHAPWNVLCREAEFLKLKMPTKKVYQINQTHGLLKKINSVIQKITEPIQPKVAEHKPQTVKRLSYPFSREKQHLFDLSDKDSFFDSKTRSTIVYEILKRTTCTKAKYSMGKGEGRKKETALLNKRRKCGKYGITSLLANGVYSAAYPLHDGDYEGENVEPNDRKLLCEEWASYGVFYKYQPIDLVRKYFGEKIGLYFAWLGVYTQMLIPASIVGIIVFLYGCATVDENIPSMEMCDQRNNITMCPLCDKTCSYWKMSSACATARASHLFDNPATVFFSVFMALWAATFMEHWKRKQMRLNYRWDLTGFEEEEEAVKDHPRAEYEAKVLEKSLRKEHKHKEKHRYFPEETANKWRQRTDKEKLTWKDRFPAYLTNFVGIIFMVGLTFAIVFGVIIYRISTAAALAISSTPSGRSSVRVTVTATAVIINLVVIIILDEVYGCIARWLTQIEVPKTDKNFEERLIFKAFLLKFVNAYTPIFYVAFFKGRFVGRPGDYVYIFHSFRMEECAPGGCLMELCIQLSIIMLGKQLIQNNLFEIGIPKMKKFIRYLKLKRRRSLDHEEHMKKKQRYEVDYNLEPFAGLTPEYMEMIIQFGFVTLFVASFPLAPLFALLNNIIEIRLDAKKFVTELRRPVAVRAKDIGIWYNILRGIGKLAVIINEQLPTTPWILATRFRYAGTKIIENPPGLKTNMTFQRISGLS; from the exons ACGCAGACAGCGAGTTTCATGGGGTGGATTTTCTGCCAGAAGATCTCAGTGAGGCTCCAGAGGAGACAGGAATGAGGGTGAACAAGAAGTACTCCTGTCTGCCTGCTGAGGAGAAGGGCATCCACATCATCAACATCCGAGCCATCGAGGACATCGGCTACGACCAGCACGAGAGCACG TTATTAAATTCCCTCTCCAAAAACCCGGATGCTGACTGCAAATACGGGCTGTACTTCAGAGATGGCAAGAGGAAGGTGGACTACATCCTGGTTTACCACTACAAGAAGTCCTCGGCCGGGAAGACTCTGGCCAGGAGACCTCAGCAGAACGATGCCAGTGTCCGCAGCACCAAGCAGGACCAGCCACTGCCGGGGAAGGGGGTGCAGCTGGAGATGGGGGACAGTGAGCCTCACATGGATTACCACGAGGACGACAAGAGGTTCCGCAGGGAGGAGTATGAGGGGAACCTCGTGGAGGCCGGGCTGGAGCTGGAACGCGATGAAGAT actaaAATCCATGGGATTGGATTTGTAAAAATACATGCACCATGGAATGTATTGTGTCGAGAGGCAGAGTTCCTTAAGCTCAAGATGCCCACAAAAAAG GTGTATCAGATAAACCAGACCCACGGCCTCCTGAAAAAGattaattctgtgattcaaaAAATAACGGAGCCCATCCAGCCCAAAGTAGCAGAACACAAACCTCAGACGGTGAAGCGCCTCTCCTACCCCTTCTCCAGAGAGAAGCAGCACTT aTTTGATTTGTCTGACAAAGATTCCTTCTTCGACAGTAAAACCAGAAGCACTATA GTTTATGAAATATTGAAAAGAACGACGTGTACCAAAGCGAAATATAGCATGG ggaaaggagagggaagaaagaaggaaactGCCCTTTTAAATAAAAGACGAAAATGTGGTAAATATG ggATCACCAGCCTTCTTGCCAATGGAGTTTACAGTGCTGCATATCCTCTGCATGAC GGTGACTATGAAGGTGAAAACGTGGAGCCCAATGACAGAAAA CTCCTGTGTGAGGAGTGGGCGAGCTACGGAGTGTTTTATAAATACCAGCCCATCGACCTGGTGAG AAAATACTTTGGAGAGAAGATTGGGCTATATTTTGCCTGGCTGGGAGTTTATACACAAATGCTCATTCCAGCTTCAATTGTAGGGATTATCGTTTTCCTCTATGGCTGTGCAACTGTGGATGAGAATATACCCAG TATGGAGATGTGTGACCAGAGAAACAACATCACCATGTGTCCCTTGTGTGACAAAACGTGCAGTTACTGGAAGATGAGCTCTGCTTGTGCCACTGCCCGTGCGAGTCATCTGTTTGATAACCCTGCAACTGTCTTCTTCTCAGTCTTCATGGCTCTCTGGG CTGCCACCTTTATGGAGcactggaagagaaaacagatgCGCCTCAACTACAGGTGGGACCTGACTGGGTTTGAAGAGGAGGAG GAGGCAGTCAAG GATCATCCAAGAGCAGAATATGAAGCgaaagttttagaaaaatcaTTGAGAAAAGAACACAAACATAAAGAG AAGCACCGATATTTTCCAGAAGAGACAGCAAACAAATGGAGACAAAGA ACAGACAAAGAGAAGCTGACATGGAAGGACCGTTTTCCAGCCTATTTAACCAATTTTGTTGGCATCATCTTCATG GTCGGGCTGACGTTCGCCATTGTGTTCGGGGTGATCATCTACAGGATCTCCACGGCCGCTGCCCTGGCCATCAGCTCCACGCCCTCGGGGCGCTCCAGCGTCCGCGTCACCGTCACCGCCACCGCCGTCATCATCAACCTGGTGGTCATCATCATCCTGGACGAGGTGTACGGCTGCATCGCCAGGTGGCTCACGCAGATCG AGGTACCAAAGACCGACAAGAACTTCGAGGAGCGGCTGATTTTCAAGGctttcctgctgaaatttgtCAACGCCTACACCCCCATTTTCTACGTGGCTTTCTTCAAAGGCCG ATTTGTTGGACGTCCAGGCGACTACGTCTACATTTTCCATTCCTTCCGAATGGAAGAG TGTGCTCCAGGAGGATGCCTAATGGAGTTGTGTATCCAGCTCAGTATTATCATGTTGGGCAAGCAGCTGATCCAGAACAATTTGTTTGAGATTGGCATCCC AAAAATGAAGAAGTTTATACGATACTTGAAATTGAAGCGTCGGCGTTCTCTAGACCATGAAGAGCACATGAAGAAAAAGCAGCGCTATGAAGTGGACTATAACCTGGAGCCCTTCGCTGGACTCACCCCTGAGTACATGGAAATGA ttatcCAGTTCGGGTTTGTAACTTTGTTTGTTGCCTCCTTCCCGCTGGCACCTTTGTTTGCTTTATTGAACAACATCATTGAAATCCGTCTGGATGCCAAAAAATTTGTAACTGAGCTGAG